A region of the Arachis hypogaea cultivar Tifrunner chromosome 15, arahy.Tifrunner.gnm2.J5K5, whole genome shotgun sequence genome:
ttgtgattgtgtctattttatttctctgtgaaaggtattttctcaagggggaatggtgtattattcccaacatgtggtatcagagcttcggtttggtgggatttattcttagtatgctctgtggttgcaacttagtctgaccttccacatcagaaaagaattttgtcctgtaacttgaggttgatttttggttgctgttgttgttgctggaaggcagtgtgacactgtgagagtgcagttcgaaaaggttctggctaaggaaagacttggtatttaagtgtgtccattgtgacctaCCTCTCTTTTCtagggacccttcctagtgcacggtctacggttgagttatactattccagtatacggttgcaacaatgtcaggatattcaagtgctgtgaagcttgaaatagagaaatttgatggaagaatcaattttggcttgtggcaaatacaagtcaaggatgtgttgatacaatcaggtttgcacaaggcgttgaaggagaagatctttgGTATGAAGGATGAAGAATGGGAGGAACTAGATTTGAGAGCTGCAAGTGCTATTCGCCTGTGTTTGGCTAAGAATGTTCTTGCAAATGTGCAAGGAATGAAAACAGCCAAGAAACTTTGGAATAAACTCGAAGGGTTGTATCAGGCAAATGGCATCTCAAATCGGTTGTTATTGAAGGAGCAGTTCCATAATCTACGCATGGATCACAGTGTGAGAATCTCCAACCATCTTAGTGCTATCAATGGTATTGTCTCTGAATTAGAGGCAATTGGAGTGAAAATTGATGATGAAGATAAGGCACTGAGGCTCATATTGTCTCTTCCTTCTTCCTATGAGTATATCAAACCTGTTTTAATGTATGGGAATGAAACTCTGAATTTTGAAGAAGTTGCCAGTAAGCTCATTgctgaagaaagaagaatgaaaaatgagGGTAGCACTTCATCAGATTTGGCGCTTGTAGCTAGAAGTGACAATTATGGAAAAGGATCGGAAATCGTGGAAGGAGTGTAACATGCTGGAAATGTGAAAAGTATGGGCATGTAAAGAGAAATTGTCCAGGTAATGCGGTTTCAGAAAAAGGCTCTCAATCTGATACTTGCAATATtactctctctatgagagaagattatgttctctagaagacaagaagtatcctcatggtattgccGCACTGctatggataaggataagttgtggcaatcgggtccacaattgcacacgggtattggttggcgttgagatgcaaggtgtgtggcggagttatgtCGATGgttgaagaacttccaggaaaagccaatttggaagttgcaccataaattttcagcaaggttttgatctgtaccaaggcgaaatgcttggagtggtctaattccaagtgagtatactttcatggtggagtatgatagttctctgaactatgattgtcggtatagacaatggcagcaaagaattgtcggtgttgactatggtagctgaagatgtgtgactatttcaattaaggtggagattgttaggatttagttgaattagtcccacattgcttaggatagcaaatggagtgggtggcctaggctataaatatgaggctaagttctccatattttttgcaccagtcagaaacacttaaagcttgtatctgacttttcttttcctctatactctttgattagaaagtgttgtgaggtgtagttaaatatttgctttgagagtgtgggtgtactggggtgccggtgttagagagaaagaagtctatgtgttgtaacaattttcacatagtgatattcccTGGTTGTCATTAGACAAAGGCCGTGGTTTTTTTCTTCCGTAATTGGAGTtttcacgttaaattcttgtgttgtgattgtgtctattttatttttctgtgaaaGATATTTTCTCAAGGAAAAATGGTATATTATTcccaacaaattaaaataaaactatataTAGACAAACACACATTTGCcctcattaaaattaaaattaataatttagaaaaaggCCACATAAATATTTAGAGTACAATGATGAATCCAACATTGACAGTTTTGGGTAAAATCTGTACGAATTACAGCAACACAAGTGAACCCAATTTTACTCTCTTAATTTGGACAAAACGTTGAATGCATGCAGCTCCTGTCGTGCCTGCACACTGCTGCTATTGTAATCCATTTGTAAATATATTATTGCTCCTTCAAGTAATTTTTGTTTCtcattttcattgttatttttttaaatatatttttaaattaatatataatttatttggatataattttttcatccaaattccaaatatatgaatttagaatattaaaaaaatgataatcacaataaaaaaatgattgaaaGCATATTTAGCGTGCAATAATTAAACGGCAAATAAAATTAGCTAGCTACTACGTACATCCCTTGTCCTCGCCAACCACATTATTTTCAGCCCACTGTAACATTTTCACCTGTACAACAATAGCATAAATAGTTTTCACTAtatagtgtatatatatacacacagtACCAAAAAGAGTGTTACATgtactatattttaatttttaatattaaaaataattcatataaaagtgaaaaaatttaaaatttaatattatatacaaaaaattatgtaaatattattttttatatgagtaaTGTCAGATATTACAATTttcaattaacattagttaactttgtaaaaaattattttgtatatcttaacttttagattttaaattataaattcttaactctaaattttaatttttaaaaaatatttaaaattaaagaataattaatattaactaatttaaaaattaatttttatatatttatgtatatatttgaTAGACATGcattaataatatttgaaaaataataaaaaattaggttaaataatttaaatttattttatttaatatttattaattattgttaaaaaaattatataattttaaatgtaataaatatataattatagatattatatatataaaattataaatattatattttttttaaattaggagtGAGATTTAAACTCGACACCTTtaagaaaagatgaaaaaattgTCACTATGAATATTATGTTATATGatactttttgtctttttaatattACCTGCAGTGCATATGTGAGTACATATATGTATAGTACTGATACATGATACAGCTATGCAATAGTTTTACAAGAGAATCTTTCttcctccttcatcctctcttaGTTAGCtaccgttatatatatatatatatatatatccctaaATCAACATATGCTAAATCCTGAGCCATATACATTGATATATAACTACAATAACTAATATAGGAGTTAGAGCATGCATGTTATCTTCCTGTTTTGATGGACTTAAATTAATCAATTAAGCACGTTGACATATATAtcgtatatataattaattagttaacctAGCTGTGACGCTTAATTACATCCTTTTAGGCGTTGATCTTTTAAGGTACATTAATTAATTGGTTGCAAGATTCGGTGTGTGACTAAATGCTATTATCCCTCACACACACGCACAGATATACTGACATCATAATGAGAGCAGGTTCAGAATGAAGTGCACACGCATGcatgaaaaatgaaatgaaatgaaatgagaGTTTCTTCTTAGTACTTCAATCATATACATATTAATGTAGAAGCATCTAGAACACTCAGTAATCTAAtaatcattatttattattattattattattattattaccatcatcatcaacaataacaaaaCCTAGTAACATTTGAGCTAATTAAAAACTCATCATCATATATCATACTCTCACTACATTATATTATAGGTTAGGACTAGTATTTTTCATATTCCACTAGCTAATAACACTCATCACCATATATATTATATCAgaatgcattattattattattggctcCACTactagttatattattattattattattgttattattattgttattattatgatGATGGAAAtggtgttgttgttgatgatgatgatgataggcTTGATGCATGGAACTGCTACTCTCACCAACATCAAGCTCAGGCCTATAAACCTCATCATTATCAAGCTCCTCTTTTGCTACAACTTTCTGAATCCCCATCAACTCCAACGCCCTTTGTTCTTGTTGTGATTGTGGGGGAACCACTGAAGGAAGCTTAGAGAGAAGTGCCTCAAGGCTACTCATTGATGGGGTAATCTTCAATGCCATGGTGCTGTTGCCATTGTTGAAATGATGATCATAGAAGAGTTCAGCTGTTGTTGCTGGTGTTGGTGGAGGGATAACTGTTCCTTGGAAATGATGAtgccaatgatgatgatgatgattaacaTGTTCTGGGATGTTACCATATCCTACTACTCCTTCAACTTTGTAAGGGTATGCAGAAGATGAAGGGTGTGGTAGAAGAACTCCTGGTATGCTTTCTATGTAGCTGAATTTCTTCCTCAGTAGAACCACATAGCTCAAGTCCTCAATCACCTTAATTCATTAATCACTAATTAACTACAATTACACACTCTAATTATTTCAAATCATATTTATAGAGTAGAGACAGAACCTTGTGAACTGCTCCCAATTGAACAACACCTTCTCTCACAGCAATCAGAGCTATGGTCTGCATCAACAAACAATGAAGATCCTATGATGTAGACACATGAATATCAATGTTTATTGTTTTCTTATCATAATCATCATATATAATACTAAGCTACCTTTATTCCAGATTGGAACTGTGCTTCCCAAGTCCTAGGATGCTGTAATTAACAATATAATTAAGCATGAAATAATGAAATTGTAATTAAGGGCAAGATTATTGATGAATTAATTAATGAGTAGTAGTATTAACTGAATCAGCTGAATTATGCCACGCTGACAAGAAGTTGATTTCTTGTTCATTAGGCTCTTTGTATATCCATTTGTGACTGTGATCTGCAGCAACTTTCCCTATCAACCTGCACTTATTCAATTCCACCcatcacaataataattaataattgtaCTACTGATAATCACATAACATAACACATACATACCCTTCACCATAGTTATAGATCTCATGTGACATCTTGAAGAACAGCTCTGGTTGCAGGCCTTGGTAGGGTTGGAACTCACAGTTACCataaacagaagaagaagaagaagaaccattattattattattattattattaggacaaTCACCAGAGTTTATTTCAGGTGCTGCTGCTGAcgctgcaaagttgcagaatccATCTTCCCACACCAATATCCTAATAatatatcataataataataataattattattatgattatttttaataatcATGAATTATATTCAACGAAATACATATATGTAAACCTTAATTTACCAGTTCCTTCTGTTTCCTCTTGATCTATCATAAGCCCCTTGACCCTCCCACCTAtacaacaaattaaattaattaagtaaaataataatgaattaaAAGCAGAATGAAAAGTAAAATCTGTGATCCTCTTACTTTGGTGGAGGGTAGTTTCTGGGGAGGATCCTCCAGAAAACAGCATAGACCCACTGAGAATTGTCATGGATGCACAAGCTTCTAAGAGTGTGTTGAAGAAGATGTGTAACCGCCAATGGAGTTAGATGTTCTTCCATCATATATatgatatatcaaattaaatcaaatcaaatctcttaatcaatagtagtagtagtagtaatgggGGGAACTACTACATACATACATCTTCtttatataataagcttagcccACCAACATGGAAAAGTGAAAAAATCTCACATTTATTTAttcatatctatatatatataattaagtgaAGTGAGGGAGGTGAATTGAATGAACCATATAGTTCTCAATTTATTTACCCTAAATTTGTATTGTTGGGGGGCCCCCCTATACCAACtccttttccctactcatttttattatttttcaatatttgaaAACAACCAAACCTTACCCAAATTCATGAATCATCTATCACCACCAAATGCCAAAACTAGAAAAAGCTTTtctcaatttttaataatatatataattaacagaacttttaaatatcttattatatATACTTGATGCAATTGCAAAACATcacataatttattttatctatcctattatgtatatataaaaaattcactattaaattaatcatatattaaaataaaaatatatttatatataaatatatgtataatttaatatatatttatattctaatatatattttatattaatgactaataacttaataattaattttaatatatacataatataatttatattaaaataatatataataaataatttaataactaattttttatgcatacataatatttttttattttatttatagagtTACGTAGCTCCATGTCTTTGCTGATATATGATTTATATCTTCCTAGATTTTTCCTGAACCCCAATGCTCCTACAGCACCACCATCTTATTATTATAACATCTCTCgtcaaaattatttaattatttgatttcttttcccATTATTGCTTACCgttctgtgtttttttttttctgacaaGCTTCTTAGGTATTAAGCTATATCCAGTACCATGAGATGATGATGAGAACTTCTTAAACCACAACCATTTATTCAGCCTCAACCAGAACACACACTATAACACAACATCTCATAAATTTTGTCACCTTATAATTAACTTAGCTTTCACTAGCTAGTACACATAAATAATATACaagagttctttttttttttttaattttattttaatgctattttaattttgtttggttATTATTATATGCTAGATGAGAAACAAGATATAATGGAGTGGTACCAGCATATCCTTAAGGTGAAAGCGAAATATCATCATATGACTGTTTGAATATACTGTTCCAACACAGTAGCCAGTGGCGACTAGCatctttatatattaattaatttgagtTG
Encoded here:
- the LOC112750044 gene encoding uncharacterized protein isoform X1, whose translation is MMEEHLTPLAVTHLLQHTLRSLCIHDNSQWVYAVFWRILPRNYPPPKWEGQGAYDRSRGNRRNWILVWEDGFCNFAASAAAPEINSGDCPNNNNNNNNGSSSSSSVYGNCEFQPYQGLQPELFFKMSHEIYNYGEGLIGKVAADHSHKWIYKEPNEQEINFLSAWHNSADSHPRTWEAQFQSGIKTIALIAVREGVVQLGAVHKVIEDLSYVVLLRKKFSYIESIPGVLLPHPSSSAYPYKVEGVVGYGNIPEHVNHHHHHWHHHFQGTVIPPPTPATTAELFYDHHFNNGNSTMALKITPSMSSLEALLSKLPSVVPPQSQQEQRALELMGIQKVVAKEELDNDEVYRPELDVGESSSSMHQAYHHHHQQQHHFHHHNNNNNNNNNNNNNITSSGANNNNNAF
- the LOC112750044 gene encoding uncharacterized protein isoform X4, which encodes MTILSGSMLFSGGSSPETTLHQSGRVKGLMIDQEETEGTGKLRILVWEDGFCNFAASAAAPEINSGLQPELFFKMSHEIYNYGEGLIGKVAADHSHKWIYKEPNEQEINFLSAWHNSADSHPRTWEAQFQSGIKTIALIAVREGVVQLGAVHKVIEDLSYVVLLRKKFSYIESIPGVLLPHPSSSAYPYKVEGVVGYGNIPEHVNHHHHHWHHHFQGTVIPPPTPATTAELFYDHHFNNGNSTMALKITPSMSSLEALLSKLPSVVPPQSQQEQRALELMGIQKVVAKEELDNDEVYRPELDVGESSSSMHQAYHHHHQQQHHFHHHNNNNNNNNNNNNNITSSGANNNNNAF
- the LOC112750044 gene encoding uncharacterized protein isoform X2, which codes for MTILSGSMLFSGGSSPETTLHQSGRVKGLMIDQEETEGTGKLRILVWEDGFCNFAASAAAPEINSGDCPNNNNNNNNGSSSSSSVYGNCEFQPYQGLQPELFFKMSHEIYNYGEGLIGKVAADHSHKWIYKEPNEQEINFLSAWHNSADSHPRTWEAQFQSGIKTIALIAVREGVVQLGAVHKVIEDLSYVVLLRKKFSYIESIPGVLLPHPSSSAYPYKVEGVVGYGNIPEHVNHHHHHWHHHFQGTVIPPPTPATTAELFYDHHFNNGNSTMALKITPSMSSLEALLSKLPSVVPPQSQQEQRALELMGIQKVVAKEELDNDEVYRPELDVGESSSSMHQAYHHHHQQQHHFHHHNNNNNNNNNNNNNITSSGANNNNNAF
- the LOC112750044 gene encoding protein RICE SALT SENSITIVE 3 isoform X3, translated to MMEEHLTPLAVTHLLQHTLRSLCIHDNSQWVYAVFWRILPRNYPPPKWEGQGAYDRSRGNRRNWILVWEDGFCNFAASAAAPEINSGLQPELFFKMSHEIYNYGEGLIGKVAADHSHKWIYKEPNEQEINFLSAWHNSADSHPRTWEAQFQSGIKTIALIAVREGVVQLGAVHKVIEDLSYVVLLRKKFSYIESIPGVLLPHPSSSAYPYKVEGVVGYGNIPEHVNHHHHHWHHHFQGTVIPPPTPATTAELFYDHHFNNGNSTMALKITPSMSSLEALLSKLPSVVPPQSQQEQRALELMGIQKVVAKEELDNDEVYRPELDVGESSSSMHQAYHHHHQQQHHFHHHNNNNNNNNNNNNNITSSGANNNNNAF